The Halomicronema hongdechloris C2206 genome includes a window with the following:
- a CDS encoding Uma2 family endonuclease, with protein MELQDFPLPPHETLPTMYDLPSELPGEPGLPDEFHRLQADLLSQTCRPANWPLDQVFTACDLNLYYDPHHPRWYKRPDWFVTLGVSRAARQEILRWSYVIWQEGRSPSIVMELLSPGTEAEDLGQTLREINQPPTKWEVYEQFLRIPYYVVYDRYHNQLRVFRLEGFRYRELELPQPRHWLEDMGLGLGLWQGRFQGTEGLWLRWYDQDNHWLPTDAEQTEQERQRAEQEHQRAEQEHQRAEQERQRAERLAEQLRQLGGDPDRL; from the coding sequence ATGGAGCTACAAGATTTTCCCTTACCGCCCCACGAAACACTCCCCACCATGTATGATCTCCCCAGCGAATTACCGGGAGAGCCGGGATTGCCGGATGAGTTCCACCGCCTCCAGGCAGATCTGCTGAGCCAGACCTGTCGTCCGGCCAACTGGCCCCTAGACCAGGTATTTACCGCCTGTGACTTAAATCTCTACTACGATCCTCACCATCCTCGCTGGTACAAGCGTCCCGACTGGTTTGTCACCCTCGGTGTTTCCCGCGCGGCTCGCCAAGAGATCCTGCGGTGGAGCTATGTGATTTGGCAGGAAGGCCGCAGTCCTAGCATTGTCATGGAACTGCTCTCCCCAGGGACCGAAGCCGAAGATCTGGGTCAAACCCTACGAGAGATCAATCAACCGCCCACCAAATGGGAAGTCTATGAGCAATTTTTGCGAATTCCCTACTACGTGGTCTACGACCGTTACCACAATCAGCTGCGGGTATTTAGACTCGAGGGATTTCGCTATCGAGAGCTAGAGCTACCCCAGCCACGCCACTGGCTGGAGGACATGGGGCTAGGGTTGGGACTCTGGCAGGGACGCTTCCAAGGGACAGAAGGATTGTGGTTACGTTGGTACGACCAGGACAACCATTGGTTACCAACAGACGCAGAACAGACTGAACAAGAACGCCAACGGGCCGAACAAGAACACCAACGGGCCGAACAAGAACACCAACGGGCCGAACAAGAACGCCAACGGGCTGAGCGCCTGGCTGAGCAACTACGGCAACTGGGAGGTGATCCCGATCGCCTCTAA
- a CDS encoding MraY family glycosyltransferase, which yields MVILILSLISFAVSWRLVAMMRHWFRAQLLDVPNDRSSHRTPTPRGGGLGFMLAFILTSLAALARSDFPVTLPGLLQIGAVLLPLALIGFLDDWYTISARSRYGVHLLAAVLAIYSFGPFPQPWLTPWGLLGQTLAIGLTILGMTALVNFTNFMDGLDGLVASVSAVQFAFLALYLNQPVWWLLVAALVGFLRWNWSPAAIFMGDVGSTVLGGACAIALLQAPSLDLAWRALAITLPITADAIYTLCRRLWRRENIFQAHRFHLYQRLKQRGWSHGQVAATYGGLTGAIALLIYSLPGWGSLLSLGLSFAAIALGEWHLSQQQDPRTSLQG from the coding sequence ATGGTAATCCTAATTCTGAGTCTGATTAGCTTCGCCGTGAGTTGGCGACTGGTGGCGATGATGCGCCACTGGTTTAGGGCGCAACTGCTCGATGTTCCCAATGACCGCAGTTCCCATCGAACCCCCACTCCCCGCGGTGGCGGCTTGGGATTTATGCTCGCCTTTATCCTGACCAGTTTGGCGGCCCTGGCCCGATCTGATTTTCCGGTTACTCTCCCAGGGCTTCTGCAAATCGGAGCCGTTCTGCTGCCTCTAGCTCTGATTGGGTTTCTGGACGACTGGTATACGATATCTGCCCGCAGTCGCTATGGCGTTCATCTCCTGGCAGCTGTCCTGGCCATCTACAGTTTTGGTCCCTTTCCTCAGCCCTGGTTGACGCCCTGGGGTTTACTTGGTCAGACCCTGGCCATCGGATTGACGATTCTAGGCATGACGGCCTTGGTAAATTTCACCAATTTCATGGATGGCCTGGATGGTCTGGTCGCCAGTGTCAGCGCTGTCCAGTTTGCCTTTCTGGCGCTGTATCTGAATCAGCCGGTGTGGTGGCTATTGGTGGCAGCCCTGGTGGGCTTTCTGCGCTGGAATTGGTCGCCAGCGGCCATATTTATGGGGGATGTGGGCAGTACCGTCTTGGGGGGAGCCTGTGCGATCGCATTGTTGCAAGCGCCCAGCCTTGACCTAGCCTGGAGGGCCCTGGCCATTACCCTGCCGATCACTGCAGATGCCATCTATACCCTCTGTCGTCGGCTGTGGCGCCGAGAGAATATTTTCCAGGCCCATCGGTTTCACCTCTATCAGCGCCTGAAGCAGCGAGGCTGGTCCCATGGCCAGGTTGCCGCAACCTATGGAGGCCTCACTGGTGCGATCGCACTATTGATTTACAGCCTGCCAGGCTGGGGCAGCTT